The proteins below come from a single Chryseobacterium bernardetii genomic window:
- a CDS encoding TerD family protein — protein MAINLQKGQRINLKKENGAELSQACVGINWGAIEKKGFFGTKKEAVDLDGSCILYDSNKNVTEVIYFGNLKSRNGSVRHSGDDLTGDINGDDGLDNEVITVDFSKLEPNVDYVAMVLNSYRGQDFGTIPFASIRIYEGTPTNVKEVFAKYDIANDASFRGHVAMVMGVFYRRNGEWKFNAIGDPTADKKLEQTIQTVQMNYL, from the coding sequence ATGGCTATCAACTTACAAAAAGGTCAAAGAATTAACCTTAAAAAAGAAAACGGAGCTGAACTTTCCCAGGCTTGTGTAGGAATCAACTGGGGAGCAATTGAAAAAAAAGGATTTTTCGGAACTAAAAAAGAAGCAGTAGACTTAGACGGAAGCTGTATTTTATATGATTCAAACAAAAATGTAACGGAAGTAATTTATTTCGGAAACCTGAAATCCAGAAACGGTTCCGTAAGACACAGCGGTGACGACCTTACTGGTGACATAAACGGAGATGATGGCTTGGATAATGAAGTGATTACTGTAGATTTCAGTAAACTTGAGCCTAATGTAGATTACGTGGCAATGGTATTGAACAGCTACAGAGGTCAGGATTTTGGAACCATTCCTTTTGCTTCTATCCGTATTTATGAAGGAACTCCAACCAATGTAAAAGAAGTTTTTGCTAAATATGACATTGCTAATGATGCATCTTTCAGAGGACATGTTGCCATGGTAATGGGAGTTTTCTACAGAAGAAACGGGGAATGGAAATTCAATGCCATAGGAGATCCAACAGCAGATAAAAAGTTGGAACAGACGATCCAAACTGTACAGATGAATTATTTATAA
- a CDS encoding TerC/Alx family metal homeostasis membrane protein has translation MEHQSILDLHPGLVWGFAVTVVIMLLLDLGVFNKKSHEVSSKEATIWSIVWISLSMIFSGVVYWVFNTDGTPESHALAVEKFTQYQAAYWIEKALSVDNLFVFILVFGFFKVPKFLHHKVLFWGIIGALIFRAIFIFAGVGLINLTYLPEMNIFGTPVKINVVMTLFGLFLVYAGIKSWGDGDDDDDEDYSNTAGARLIKSFWKVSDNYDGDKFFTVQKGIKMATPLLVVVGVIEFTDVLFAVDSIPAIFAISNDPFILYTSNIFAILGLRSLYFLLANFIHMFSKLPYGLAIILSFIGVKMLIAPWIHIPSPISLGIVGGVLVISVLLSVIFPEKEEEKKEELEEK, from the coding sequence GTGGAACATCAAAGTATTTTAGATCTGCACCCTGGCTTGGTGTGGGGATTTGCGGTAACAGTCGTTATCATGTTACTCCTGGATTTAGGAGTTTTCAACAAAAAAAGCCACGAAGTTTCTTCCAAAGAAGCTACCATCTGGTCTATCGTATGGATCTCACTGTCTATGATCTTTTCAGGAGTCGTGTATTGGGTCTTCAATACAGACGGCACCCCCGAAAGTCATGCCCTGGCAGTAGAAAAGTTTACGCAGTATCAGGCAGCTTACTGGATAGAAAAAGCCCTTTCTGTGGATAATTTATTTGTATTTATCCTGGTTTTTGGATTTTTTAAAGTTCCGAAATTTCTTCACCATAAAGTCCTTTTCTGGGGGATTATCGGGGCATTGATTTTCAGAGCGATATTTATCTTTGCAGGGGTAGGATTAATCAACCTTACCTATCTTCCTGAAATGAATATTTTCGGAACCCCGGTAAAAATTAATGTGGTAATGACCTTATTCGGATTATTCCTTGTGTATGCCGGAATCAAATCCTGGGGAGATGGTGATGATGACGACGATGAAGATTACAGCAATACAGCTGGTGCAAGACTGATCAAGAGCTTCTGGAAAGTGTCTGATAACTATGATGGAGATAAGTTCTTCACCGTTCAGAAAGGTATTAAAATGGCAACCCCATTATTAGTAGTGGTTGGAGTTATTGAATTTACGGACGTACTTTTCGCAGTAGATTCCATTCCTGCAATCTTTGCCATTTCAAATGATCCGTTTATTCTGTACACATCCAATATCTTTGCGATTTTAGGTCTTAGATCATTATATTTCCTATTGGCCAACTTTATCCACATGTTCAGTAAACTTCCTTATGGATTGGCGATTATCCTGTCCTTTATTGGAGTGAAAATGCTTATCGCACCGTGGATTCACATTCCTTCCCCAATTTCATTAGGAATTGTAGGTGGAGTATTGGTTATTTCCGTTCTTTTATCCGTTATCTTCCCTGAAAAAGAAGAAGAAAAGAAAGAAGAATTAGAAGAAAAATAA